The following coding sequences are from one Virgibacillus necropolis window:
- a CDS encoding PaaI family thioesterase: protein MPKLIDEVRESFEASPIFSHIGFEIIRFQEGNVLLKLPIIQQLLNVNGTLHGGVHATMLDMVLGMAIRSTTKTRCATMNLNVNYLTPIKNGDVFANGRIIQQGYRTVTAEGELLSAGGDMIAKGVGTYKLIRDV from the coding sequence TTGCCTAAGCTAATAGATGAAGTACGTGAAAGCTTTGAAGCAAGTCCAATCTTTTCTCATATTGGATTTGAAATCATTCGTTTTCAAGAAGGCAATGTTCTTCTCAAACTCCCAATTATACAGCAGCTCTTAAATGTAAATGGAACTCTGCATGGAGGGGTTCATGCGACAATGCTGGACATGGTCTTGGGGATGGCTATCAGGTCAACAACCAAAACACGCTGTGCAACGATGAACCTAAACGTCAATTATCTTACTCCGATTAAAAATGGTGATGTATTTGCCAATGGTAGAATTATACAACAAGGATATCGAACGGTAACTGCGGAGGGTGAACTACTTAGTGCAGGCGGGGATATGATAGCTAAAGGAGTTGGAACGTATAAATTGATAAGAGACGTTTAA
- a CDS encoding MaoC family dehydratase N-terminal domain-containing protein, which yields MLTESIGKRSDKVKNIVERGLVKKFAESIGDSHPIFIDEEFGRKSRYGINIAPPTFPRVFDYGEVDGLELPNKGLIHGEQTYHYERPLMVGEEIYCYTEVKDYYEKKGMGFFVLNRCGEDPKGETIFSSEQVIIITEAVRKVMKL from the coding sequence ATGTTGACCGAATCAATTGGAAAACGCTCCGATAAGGTTAAAAATATAGTTGAAAGAGGCTTGGTGAAAAAGTTTGCTGAATCGATTGGCGATTCACATCCTATTTTTATAGATGAAGAGTTTGGAAGAAAGTCAAGGTATGGCATTAATATTGCACCGCCAACCTTTCCTAGGGTCTTTGATTATGGAGAGGTTGATGGACTAGAACTCCCAAATAAAGGGCTCATTCACGGGGAGCAAACCTATCATTATGAGAGACCATTAATGGTAGGTGAAGAGATTTATTGTTATACCGAAGTGAAGGATTATTATGAGAAAAAAGGAATGGGATTTTTCGTATTAAATAGATGTGGCGAAGACCCTAAAGGAGAAACTATCTTTTCGTCAGAGCAGGTTATCATTATAACGGAAGCTGTAAGGAAGGTGATGAAGCTTTGA
- a CDS encoding MaoC/PaaZ C-terminal domain-containing protein, translating to MKSLTDLQNGESLEDVILEPVSRLDLIKYAGASGDYNPIHTIDDEAKKTGLPGIIAHGMWTMGNLAKLFTPYYEDGFIQDYTIRFKGMVFLNDVLTLKAIVQDVRETHMDFKVYAINQDGKEVIKGKVKFLTYK from the coding sequence TTGAAAAGTTTAACAGATTTACAAAATGGCGAATCACTTGAAGATGTAATACTTGAACCTGTATCTAGACTTGATTTGATTAAATATGCAGGCGCATCAGGAGATTATAACCCTATTCACACAATCGATGACGAAGCGAAGAAAACGGGATTACCGGGAATTATAGCGCACGGGATGTGGACGATGGGAAACTTGGCGAAACTTTTCACTCCTTATTATGAAGACGGTTTTATTCAAGATTATACAATCCGATTTAAAGGAATGGTTTTTCTAAACGATGTCCTTACACTAAAAGCAATCGTGCAGGATGTAAGGGAAACACATATGGATTTTAAAGTGTATGCTATCAATCAAGATGGAAAAGAAGTTATCAAAGGGAAAGTAAAATTTTTAACATATAAATAG
- a CDS encoding iron-containing alcohol dehydrogenase family protein, protein MATLSLPNQIEIGAGCINQLGKIISASGASKPLIIMDAFLAQAPVSLQEKVQRILQQEQLEFELFSDYAGEPTVDHVQAALHSLASSHADCVVAIGGGSAIDISKAVSLFGLNPEMKWSNIVSQSRLKRLPLIAIPTTAGTGSEATGIMVITDIKAGVKMNPGHPHLIPDTAILDPELTVSLPQHFTAFTGLDALTHAIEAYVSNRSSAMTDLYALKAIRMIGEALPKVYEDGSNVKERENMILASCYAGIAFFNSSTNLAHAAGRALGTRFHIPHGLSVALLLPYVMQFGIKDAEDRYQEIAIALGEDSSKEPSELAQSSIDFIENFNEQFGIWDAAQKYIKNIDLLSESMPILIEDALSGNGITTNRKVPSYSDIEKIFVSLSDRISKVKIND, encoded by the coding sequence ATGGCTACTCTGTCTTTACCAAATCAAATTGAAATAGGCGCAGGTTGTATAAATCAACTCGGGAAAATAATTTCTGCAAGCGGCGCATCAAAGCCTTTAATCATTATGGATGCATTTCTTGCACAAGCCCCAGTAAGTCTTCAGGAAAAGGTTCAAAGGATACTACAACAGGAACAGTTGGAATTTGAATTATTCAGTGATTATGCTGGGGAGCCAACAGTTGACCATGTTCAAGCTGCACTTCATAGTTTAGCAAGCTCGCATGCTGACTGTGTGGTCGCTATAGGTGGAGGTAGTGCAATTGATATATCTAAAGCTGTTTCACTGTTCGGATTAAATCCTGAAATGAAATGGTCGAACATAGTGTCCCAATCACGTTTAAAGCGATTGCCGTTAATAGCAATTCCAACAACGGCTGGCACTGGTTCGGAAGCAACAGGGATTATGGTAATCACGGATATTAAAGCGGGTGTAAAAATGAATCCTGGTCATCCACATTTAATTCCGGATACTGCAATATTAGATCCTGAATTAACGGTTAGTTTACCACAGCATTTCACTGCTTTTACTGGACTAGATGCCTTAACACACGCAATTGAAGCCTATGTGTCTAATCGTTCTTCTGCAATGACAGATTTATATGCTTTAAAGGCTATTCGAATGATAGGGGAGGCCCTCCCTAAAGTATATGAAGATGGCTCGAATGTGAAAGAAAGAGAAAATATGATTTTGGCAAGTTGCTATGCAGGGATTGCATTTTTCAATTCCTCAACAAATTTAGCACATGCTGCAGGACGAGCATTAGGAACCCGTTTCCATATACCTCATGGCTTGAGTGTAGCCCTTTTATTGCCTTACGTTATGCAATTCGGCATTAAGGATGCAGAAGATCGTTATCAAGAAATCGCTATTGCTTTGGGCGAGGATTCTTCTAAAGAGCCAAGTGAACTTGCACAATCATCAATAGATTTTATCGAAAATTTTAATGAACAGTTTGGGATTTGGGATGCTGCACAAAAGTATATAAAAAATATAGATTTGCTTAGTGAATCAATGCCTATTCTTATAGAAGACGCTTTATCTGGAAACGGGATAACAACAAACAGGAAAGTCCCTTCATATTCTGACATTGAAAAAATATTTGTCTCTCTCTCTGACAGAATATCTAAAGTAAAGATTAACGATTAA
- a CDS encoding thiolase family protein, whose translation MKESIVIVSAVRTPIGAYGGSLKGVSSGHLASLTIEEAINRAGISPEQVDEAIMGEVRQTTESSNIGRVAALRAGIPESSPAYTVNRLCASGMQAIASGVQQIFFDQAEIVVAGGTESMSRSPIYLRNSRFGGDKTTLVDSNVEAGQQPKEMYGKNLGMGMTAENVAERYQVSREGQDAFAIESQRRAYEAINEGRFKNEIVPVQVTERKKTFSVDSDEHPRPETTIEKLAKLRPAFKENGTVTAGNTCGRNDGAASLVIMKESKAKALGLKPLARIIDWATAGVAPQVMGIGPVPAVNKLLKRTSKQMEDVDLIELNEAFASQSLAVIRELSLNPEKVNVNGGAIALGHPVGASGARIVTTLLHELIRRKEHLGIATLCAGGGQGMAMMIERL comes from the coding sequence ATGAAAGAGAGTATTGTTATTGTTAGTGCTGTTCGGACACCAATTGGCGCTTATGGAGGCTCACTAAAAGGAGTAAGCTCTGGTCATTTAGCATCGCTTACGATTGAGGAAGCAATAAATCGTGCTGGCATATCGCCAGAACAAGTGGATGAAGCAATTATGGGTGAAGTTCGCCAAACTACGGAATCATCAAATATCGGAAGAGTTGCTGCATTACGAGCAGGAATTCCAGAATCATCCCCTGCATACACAGTCAATCGGTTATGTGCCTCTGGAATGCAGGCAATAGCTTCAGGCGTTCAGCAGATTTTCTTTGATCAAGCCGAAATTGTAGTCGCAGGTGGCACGGAAAGTATGAGTCGTTCGCCTATTTACCTTAGAAATTCACGATTTGGGGGCGATAAAACGACTTTAGTTGACTCAAATGTAGAAGCTGGACAGCAACCTAAGGAAATGTACGGAAAAAATTTAGGAATGGGGATGACTGCCGAAAACGTTGCGGAAAGGTATCAAGTTTCAAGAGAAGGTCAGGATGCTTTTGCAATAGAAAGCCAGCGACGAGCATATGAGGCAATTAATGAGGGAAGATTCAAGAATGAAATTGTTCCTGTCCAAGTAACAGAAAGGAAGAAAACTTTCTCTGTTGATTCTGATGAACATCCTCGTCCAGAAACAACCATAGAAAAATTAGCAAAATTACGACCTGCATTCAAGGAAAATGGAACAGTCACTGCTGGAAATACATGCGGGCGCAATGATGGTGCCGCGTCTTTAGTAATTATGAAGGAATCAAAAGCAAAAGCATTAGGACTCAAGCCTCTCGCACGTATTATTGACTGGGCAACAGCTGGTGTCGCGCCACAAGTGATGGGAATTGGTCCTGTTCCAGCTGTTAATAAGCTGCTAAAAAGAACATCGAAACAAATGGAAGATGTGGATTTAATTGAATTAAATGAAGCATTTGCGTCCCAATCGTTGGCGGTTATACGCGAACTTTCGCTTAATCCAGAAAAGGTGAACGTTAATGGTGGAGCGATAGCGCTCGGACATCCTGTTGGTGCAAGTGGTGCTAGAATCGTTACTACCCTTTTACATGAGTTGATAAGAAGGAAAGAGCATTTGGGTATAGCTACCTTATGTGCTGGTGGAGGACAAGGAATGGCCATGATGATTGAGCGCTTGTAA
- the fabG gene encoding 3-oxoacyl-ACP reductase FabG — protein sequence MTGRFEGQVAFVTGGSRGIGRGIIQSFAEEGAKVAIIDINEEALGEAAEELKAQGYEVYTKVANVVHAEEVEAAMEEVVKTFGSLDVLVNNAGILRDNLLFKMTDSDWQQVMDVHLKGSFNAARAAQKHMVNNKYGRIINISSTSALGNRGQANYATAKAGLQGLTKTLAIELGKFGITVNAVAPGFIETEMTKITAQRIGITFDELVKASVKNIPVNRSGKPADIANAVAFFADERSSFVNGQVIYVAGGPKD from the coding sequence ATGACAGGTAGATTTGAAGGTCAAGTAGCGTTCGTAACAGGTGGTAGTCGTGGAATAGGTAGAGGAATTATTCAAAGCTTTGCTGAAGAAGGAGCAAAGGTAGCGATTATTGATATAAATGAAGAAGCTCTAGGTGAGGCAGCGGAGGAATTAAAAGCTCAAGGTTATGAAGTATATACGAAAGTTGCTAATGTGGTTCATGCAGAAGAAGTAGAGGCAGCCATGGAAGAAGTTGTTAAAACATTTGGGTCTCTCGATGTCCTTGTTAATAATGCTGGCATTCTTCGTGATAACCTATTATTTAAAATGACGGATAGTGACTGGCAGCAAGTAATGGACGTCCATTTAAAAGGTTCATTTAATGCTGCACGTGCTGCCCAGAAACATATGGTAAACAATAAATACGGACGAATCATTAACATCTCATCAACGTCTGCTTTAGGTAATCGTGGGCAAGCAAACTATGCAACTGCTAAAGCGGGATTACAAGGTTTAACAAAAACGCTTGCCATTGAACTCGGTAAATTTGGTATCACCGTAAATGCTGTTGCCCCAGGGTTCATTGAGACGGAAATGACAAAAATAACGGCCCAAAGAATTGGCATTACATTTGATGAACTAGTAAAAGCAAGTGTAAAAAATATCCCTGTTAATAGGAGTGGAAAACCAGCAGACATTGCAAATGCTGTTGCCTTTTTCGCAGATGAGCGATCCTCATTCGTTAATGGTCAAGTAATCTATGTAGCTGGAGGACCAAAAGATTAA
- a CDS encoding PaaI family thioesterase, whose translation MDNSEANKDHSSFFEHIGYAKHKSEQGDVVIGLNMNENLLVGDGTIPSGVFASMIDIVIGSTIASIGIPTTTVNLNFTYFDLTNKGPYTAFASITYRDGKMFTGEGYVIDKSKNTVAKGIGTFKAISTSRPNF comes from the coding sequence GTGGATAATTCTGAAGCTAACAAGGATCACTCTTCTTTTTTTGAACATATTGGTTATGCAAAGCACAAAAGTGAACAAGGCGACGTTGTTATAGGACTAAATATGAATGAAAACCTATTAGTTGGAGATGGAACGATCCCTTCCGGTGTATTTGCAAGCATGATTGACATCGTTATTGGCTCAACTATTGCCTCTATTGGTATACCTACAACTACAGTGAATTTGAACTTCACGTATTTTGATTTAACGAATAAGGGACCATACACGGCATTTGCTTCTATCACTTATAGAGACGGGAAAATGTTCACTGGTGAAGGGTACGTCATTGATAAAAGTAAGAATACAGTAGCGAAGGGCATCGGAACTTTTAAAGCAATTTCTACAAGTAGGCCAAATTTTTAA
- a CDS encoding enoyl-CoA hydratase/isomerase family protein yields the protein MKFKSLLVERKESTYIIRLNEPNKRNALVMEMRIELNEALEQAEQDEKVKCIILTGEGKAFSAGGDLSALQGMKPLEGRRRLQASHPLIMKMLEVEKPIIAAVNGAAAGAGFSLTLLCDLIVASDQAFFVQSFVNVGLIPDFAAMHFLPALIGTQQAKELMFLGDRISANEAKQLGIVNRIVPANELLEETMVIAERLTKKSPISIGMTKKIMNQHLNRNLKTLLELEAQGQDICFQTEDFTEGVKAFFEKREPNFKGR from the coding sequence ATGAAGTTTAAATCACTTTTAGTAGAAAGAAAAGAGAGCACATACATAATCCGATTGAATGAGCCCAACAAACGCAACGCCTTAGTTATGGAGATGAGGATAGAGCTAAATGAGGCATTGGAGCAAGCAGAACAAGATGAGAAGGTCAAATGCATTATTCTAACAGGAGAAGGGAAAGCATTTTCAGCTGGAGGTGATCTTTCAGCATTACAAGGGATGAAGCCACTTGAAGGTAGACGGAGATTACAAGCTTCGCACCCCTTAATTATGAAGATGCTAGAAGTTGAGAAGCCAATTATTGCTGCTGTCAACGGAGCAGCTGCTGGAGCAGGATTTAGTCTTACATTACTTTGTGATTTAATTGTCGCCTCTGATCAAGCATTTTTTGTACAAAGCTTTGTTAATGTTGGCTTAATTCCAGATTTCGCGGCGATGCACTTTCTTCCAGCTTTAATAGGTACTCAACAAGCAAAAGAGTTGATGTTTTTGGGTGACCGAATTTCTGCAAATGAGGCTAAACAGTTGGGAATTGTTAATCGCATTGTGCCTGCCAATGAATTGTTGGAAGAAACAATGGTAATTGCAGAAAGATTAACAAAAAAGTCTCCTATTTCTATTGGTATGACAAAGAAAATAATGAATCAGCATTTAAATCGTAATTTGAAAACTTTATTAGAATTGGAAGCACAAGGTCAAGATATCTGTTTTCAAACAGAGGATTTTACAGAAGGTGTGAAAGCTTTTTTTGAAAAAAGAGAGCCAAACTTTAAAGGAAGATAG
- a CDS encoding GntR family transcriptional regulator produces MSLEFDGPVPLHVQLKQILRDEIMNGYYKKKIPSERELMEHYSVSRTTVRMAVSMLVHEGILEKSHGKGTFISNVPVQDWLGSFSSFTETVKNMGMKPGSKLLYYGKKSIPEKIKQVLEVEEFYLIERLRFADDIPMAIEKHYYSTEIGNELEKYDLDSAVLYDVLESSLGINLWKAKQSITSGQAIEQDSKCLDIPESSSVLLSERLIYDPNGKPIEFLKSIFRPDMYSFNIEMMRTRE; encoded by the coding sequence ATGAGCTTGGAATTTGATGGTCCAGTGCCATTACATGTTCAGTTGAAACAAATATTAAGAGATGAAATTATGAATGGCTATTACAAAAAGAAAATCCCGAGTGAACGGGAGTTGATGGAACATTACTCGGTTAGCAGGACAACTGTGCGAATGGCTGTATCAATGCTTGTACATGAGGGTATTTTAGAAAAAAGCCATGGGAAAGGGACGTTTATATCTAATGTTCCAGTACAAGATTGGCTAGGGTCATTTAGTAGTTTTACAGAAACGGTAAAAAATATGGGAATGAAGCCGGGTTCTAAATTACTTTATTACGGTAAAAAATCAATTCCAGAAAAAATAAAACAAGTCCTCGAAGTTGAGGAATTTTATTTAATTGAAAGACTAAGGTTTGCGGATGACATCCCAATGGCTATAGAAAAACATTACTACTCCACTGAAATTGGAAATGAACTTGAAAAATATGATTTAGATTCGGCAGTTTTATATGATGTGCTTGAATCCTCACTTGGGATTAATTTGTGGAAAGCAAAGCAATCCATAACAAGTGGTCAAGCTATAGAGCAGGACTCAAAATGCCTAGATATCCCTGAATCATCAAGTGTTTTACTTAGTGAACGTTTAATATACGATCCAAACGGTAAACCAATAGAATTTCTAAAAAGTATATTTAGACCGGATATGTATTCGTTTAATATTGAAATGATGCGAACAAGAGAATGA
- the xsc gene encoding sulfoacetaldehyde acetyltransferase, protein MTKVESALTKQKIKMTPSEAIVETLVAEGVDHITGILGSAFMDMLDLLPTAGIEFIPVRHEQSAAHMEDAYCRVTGKAGVVIGQNGPGITNMVTSVAAANMAHTPMVVISPSAGTPSIGWDGFQECDQVSVFESITKSTVRVPHPDRVADCLRTAFRIAYAERGPVLFDIPRDYFYGEIEDYILQPHEYRIDSRGAGSTEQLEKAAELLAHAKNPVIISGRGAVDANGIESVIEIAEHLTAPVANSYMHNDSFPADHPLAVGPIGYMGSKAAMNTMKNADVLLAIGTRLSVFGTLPCYDIDYFPKNAKIIQIDINPGNIARTHPVEVGVIGDAKEASQEIFKRLKTKKPELQTDKNRLSVIANEKENWDEELTSLAMEEGSPINPRRALLELARVLPDNAIVTSDIGNVSSTANAYMKFNQSRKHIAALTFGNCGFAYPAAMGAKIAAPDCPVVAIVGDGAWGMSLHEVSTAVEQKLPVIACVFNNGAWSAEKKNQVDFYNNRFVGSDIEGPDFAEVAKSMGANGILVERPEDLKEAFETALKSDLPTVLNIQVDGTQLAPPFRKDALKQPVRLMNKYAHLDHRNW, encoded by the coding sequence ATGACAAAAGTTGAAAGCGCTTTAACTAAACAAAAAATAAAGATGACACCGAGTGAGGCGATTGTTGAGACACTTGTTGCTGAAGGAGTCGACCATATTACCGGTATATTAGGATCGGCTTTTATGGATATGTTGGATTTACTACCAACCGCTGGTATTGAATTTATTCCTGTACGTCACGAACAAAGTGCTGCACATATGGAGGATGCTTATTGTCGCGTCACGGGAAAAGCAGGTGTAGTTATTGGTCAAAATGGACCAGGAATTACTAATATGGTGACTTCTGTTGCGGCCGCAAACATGGCACATACACCTATGGTTGTCATATCCCCATCCGCTGGAACACCATCAATTGGTTGGGACGGATTTCAAGAATGTGATCAAGTATCTGTATTTGAATCGATTACCAAATCTACTGTAAGAGTACCTCATCCAGATCGAGTGGCAGATTGTTTACGAACTGCATTTCGAATTGCATATGCTGAACGAGGCCCAGTTCTTTTTGATATACCACGTGATTATTTTTATGGTGAAATTGAGGATTACATTCTTCAACCGCATGAATACCGTATAGATTCACGAGGAGCTGGCTCAACGGAACAATTAGAAAAGGCTGCTGAATTATTAGCACACGCAAAAAATCCAGTAATTATTTCCGGTAGAGGCGCAGTGGATGCTAATGGAATAGAATCTGTTATAGAAATAGCTGAACATTTGACTGCACCTGTTGCAAACTCTTATATGCATAATGACTCGTTTCCAGCAGATCATCCTTTAGCTGTGGGGCCAATAGGTTACATGGGATCAAAGGCGGCGATGAACACAATGAAAAATGCGGATGTTCTGTTAGCCATTGGTACAAGGCTCTCTGTATTTGGTACATTACCTTGTTATGATATTGATTATTTCCCGAAGAACGCTAAAATTATCCAGATTGATATCAATCCTGGTAATATAGCACGAACACATCCAGTTGAAGTAGGAGTCATTGGGGATGCAAAGGAAGCTAGTCAGGAAATTTTTAAACGCCTAAAAACGAAAAAACCAGAGTTGCAAACTGATAAGAACCGTTTATCCGTGATTGCAAATGAAAAAGAAAATTGGGATGAAGAACTTACCTCCCTTGCAATGGAAGAGGGAAGTCCTATAAATCCTCGCCGCGCTTTGTTGGAATTGGCACGAGTACTTCCAGATAATGCAATCGTTACAAGTGATATTGGAAACGTTTCATCTACAGCTAACGCTTATATGAAATTTAACCAAAGCCGTAAACATATTGCAGCATTAACATTTGGTAATTGTGGTTTTGCTTATCCTGCCGCAATGGGCGCAAAAATAGCAGCTCCAGATTGTCCTGTTGTTGCCATTGTGGGTGATGGTGCATGGGGAATGAGCTTACACGAGGTAAGTACGGCAGTCGAACAAAAGCTTCCAGTTATTGCCTGTGTTTTTAATAACGGTGCTTGGTCCGCTGAAAAGAAAAACCAAGTAGATTTCTACAACAATCGGTTCGTGGGTTCTGATATAGAAGGCCCTGACTTTGCAGAGGTTGCGAAATCTATGGGTGCAAATGGAATTCTTGTCGAACGACCAGAAGATCTAAAAGAGGCATTCGAAACAGCTCTTAAATCCGATTTACCCACAGTTTTAAACATTCAAGTGGATGGTACTCAACTCGCTCCACCTTTTAGAAAGGATGCACTAAAGCAACCAGTCCGTTTAATGAACAAATATGCCCATCTAGATCATCGTAATTGGTAA
- a CDS encoding MFS transporter yields MNNTEGKMLRRVVASSLIGSTIEWYDFFLYGVVAGIVFSHVYFPTGDPVVSTMLAFGTFAAGFVVRPVGGIIFGHFGDKIGRKSMLILSLTIMGISTTLVAFLPTYGDIGIVAPICLLVLRMIQGLALGGEWGGAVLMTYEHAPNSKRGLYASLPQIGLSIGLLLASGVVGLLSLMLSNDQFLIWGWRVAFGISAILVFLGLWIRLNVDESPEFKDVQNKKEESSIPFKEMWRGNTGNIIAGMGARYIDGVFFNIMGVFSITYLTQTMDLSRNVALLGVSAAAFVMCFFIPLFGYISDRVGRTRTYWYASLITGFSALPAFWLMSDSGSSNMVIWLSIIIPFGIFYAAVYGPEAALFAELFDAKVRYTGISFVYQFSGIFASGLTPLIATYLLSLNEGFPTFLVLYVIFAGIVSAFSARWISLNKTRSNQVESTTNKVG; encoded by the coding sequence ATGAATAATACTGAGGGAAAAATGCTTAGACGTGTTGTGGCCTCAAGTTTAATTGGATCAACAATTGAATGGTATGACTTTTTTCTTTACGGTGTTGTAGCTGGTATAGTGTTCAGCCATGTATATTTTCCTACAGGAGATCCCGTAGTCTCAACAATGCTCGCATTTGGAACCTTCGCCGCTGGCTTTGTTGTTAGGCCTGTAGGTGGTATCATTTTTGGGCATTTTGGAGATAAAATCGGGCGTAAAAGCATGCTGATTTTAAGCTTGACAATTATGGGGATTAGCACAACATTGGTTGCCTTTTTACCGACATATGGAGATATAGGAATTGTGGCACCGATTTGCTTGTTGGTTTTGCGTATGATTCAAGGCCTTGCTTTAGGAGGAGAGTGGGGAGGAGCTGTACTCATGACTTACGAACATGCTCCTAATTCCAAAAGAGGGTTATATGCTAGCCTGCCACAAATAGGACTATCTATCGGTCTTTTATTAGCTTCAGGAGTCGTAGGATTACTATCACTTATGTTATCGAACGATCAGTTTCTTATTTGGGGATGGCGCGTAGCTTTTGGTATAAGTGCTATATTGGTATTTTTGGGTTTGTGGATCAGACTAAATGTTGATGAAAGCCCTGAATTCAAAGATGTTCAAAACAAAAAAGAGGAATCTAGTATTCCTTTTAAAGAGATGTGGCGAGGAAATACCGGAAACATCATTGCTGGTATGGGTGCGCGGTATATTGATGGAGTTTTCTTTAATATTATGGGTGTATTCTCAATCACTTATCTCACACAAACAATGGATCTCTCCCGCAATGTTGCTTTATTAGGAGTATCTGCAGCGGCTTTTGTTATGTGTTTCTTTATTCCTTTATTCGGTTATATTTCAGATCGCGTTGGAAGAACTCGGACGTATTGGTACGCGAGCCTGATTACTGGCTTTTCAGCACTGCCTGCTTTTTGGTTAATGTCAGATAGCGGAAGTAGCAACATGGTAATCTGGTTATCCATCATCATCCCTTTTGGAATTTTCTATGCTGCCGTCTATGGTCCTGAGGCTGCGCTGTTCGCTGAATTATTTGATGCAAAAGTGAGGTACACAGGGATATCGTTTGTGTATCAATTTTCGGGAATTTTTGCTAGCGGATTGACACCCCTCATTGCGACGTATTTACTTAGTTTAAACGAAGGCTTCCCTACTTTTCTTGTTTTGTACGTTATCTTTGCGGGAATTGTTAGTGCTTTCTCAGCACGGTGGATTTCTTTAAATAAAACTCGGTCAAATCAGGTGGAGAGTACTACTAATAAAGTTGGATAA